One window of Hylemonella gracilis genomic DNA carries:
- a CDS encoding DsbA family protein yields MSASTLHYIYDPLCGWCYAAAPLIKEARKIVAVQPHGGGMMAGTRRQQVSAQLRDYVMPHDRRIAQVSGQPFGTSYFDGLLRDTSAVFDSEPPTAAMLVAEQLAGRGLDMLARLQTAHYVEGRRIADRAVLIDIAAELGLPRDAFAYALDATLGEGVRTHIAATRELMRRMGAQGFPTLVLETEGRFLPMDLGSYLGRPEAFAQWLQSQVPNESAQLDGVAFQCGPESCEIPVHRP; encoded by the coding sequence ATGAGTGCTTCAACGCTTCACTACATCTACGACCCGTTGTGCGGCTGGTGCTATGCGGCGGCCCCCTTGATCAAGGAGGCGCGCAAGATCGTTGCCGTGCAGCCGCACGGCGGCGGCATGATGGCCGGCACGCGGCGTCAGCAGGTCAGCGCGCAGCTGCGTGACTATGTGATGCCGCACGACCGTCGCATCGCCCAAGTCAGCGGGCAGCCCTTTGGAACGAGTTATTTCGACGGCCTGCTGCGCGATACGAGTGCGGTTTTCGACTCCGAGCCGCCGACGGCTGCCATGCTGGTGGCCGAGCAGTTGGCGGGGCGTGGACTGGACATGCTCGCCCGCCTGCAAACCGCGCATTACGTGGAGGGGCGGCGCATTGCGGATCGCGCGGTGTTGATCGACATCGCGGCCGAACTGGGTTTGCCGCGAGACGCGTTTGCCTATGCCCTGGACGCCACGCTGGGTGAGGGCGTTCGCACGCACATCGCGGCGACTCGGGAACTGATGCGCCGCATGGGCGCCCAAGGATTTCCGACGCTGGTGCTGGAGACCGAAGGGCGTTTTCTTCCCATGGACCTGGGTTCCTATTTGGGGCGGCCGGAGGCGTTCGCGCAATGGCTGCAGTCACAAGTGCCGAACGAATCTGCGCAACTGGACGGCGTTGCCTTCCAATGCGGACCAGAAAGCTGCGAGATCCCGGTGCACAGGCCGTAA
- a CDS encoding zinc-dependent alcohol dehydrogenase, with the protein MSEQASTMLALRKTRAEAGMELVEVPVPQSLDEGEVLVRVAAAGICGSDLHVDDWTASYAFIAPYLPVTLGHEFVGTIASGPRTGQRVVVRPSVTCGHCVHCQAQNFDACEQRRGIGMTRDGAFAAWVRAPLRNCIPVPAALSDTLASLVEPFSIAMQALRQAGDLAGRTVLVMGPGTIGQAIAVLARRMGAARIVVTGFQDAVRLDTLRAMGFEDLVDVSQTPLTQWLKTRPELPPFDLVFEATGVPATVTEALGLLRRDGVVVVTGIHDRPLSLDLTPFVRRQLQLRGSFRPPESDWPRVLALMGELGESIRPMVSHVLPLSSAHEGLALAHGKQANKVLLVPEDHDGR; encoded by the coding sequence ATGAGCGAACAGGCGTCTACCATGCTGGCCTTGCGCAAGACCCGGGCCGAGGCCGGGATGGAACTGGTCGAAGTCCCGGTGCCCCAGTCCCTGGACGAGGGCGAGGTGCTGGTGCGCGTGGCCGCGGCCGGGATCTGCGGCAGCGACCTGCACGTCGATGACTGGACGGCCAGTTACGCCTTCATCGCGCCCTACCTGCCGGTCACCCTAGGCCACGAGTTCGTGGGCACCATCGCCAGCGGACCCCGCACGGGGCAGCGGGTGGTGGTGCGGCCCTCGGTCACCTGCGGGCACTGCGTCCACTGCCAGGCCCAGAACTTCGACGCCTGCGAGCAGCGCCGCGGCATCGGCATGACGCGCGACGGGGCCTTCGCGGCCTGGGTGCGCGCGCCCTTGCGCAACTGCATCCCCGTGCCGGCCGCCCTGAGCGACACGCTGGCCTCGCTGGTGGAGCCATTCTCGATTGCCATGCAGGCCTTGCGCCAGGCCGGCGATCTGGCCGGCCGCACAGTGCTGGTGATGGGGCCGGGCACCATCGGCCAGGCGATCGCCGTGCTGGCGCGGCGCATGGGCGCGGCCCGCATCGTCGTCACGGGTTTCCAGGACGCGGTGCGGCTCGACACCCTGCGCGCCATGGGTTTCGAGGACCTGGTGGACGTGTCGCAGACGCCGCTGACGCAGTGGCTGAAGACACGCCCCGAGTTGCCGCCTTTTGACCTGGTTTTCGAAGCAACCGGGGTGCCTGCCACCGTCACCGAGGCGCTGGGCTTGTTGCGGCGCGACGGCGTGGTGGTGGTGACCGGCATCCACGATCGACCGTTGTCGCTGGACCTCACGCCGTTCGTGCGGCGCCAGTTGCAGTTGCGCGGTTCCTTCCGCCCGCCCGAGTCCGACTGGCCGCGCGTGCTGGCGCTGATGGGGGAGCTGGGCGAGTCCATCCGACCGATGGTGAGCCATGTGCTGCCCCTGTCGAGCGCGCACGAGGGCTTGGCACTGGCCCATGGCAAGCAGGCCAACAAGGTGCTGCTGGTGCCCGAGGACCACGATGGTCGGTGA
- a CDS encoding PLP-dependent aminotransferase family protein, translating to MQFAQRLDNVETSAIRELFKLLGKPGIISFAGGFPDSAMFDVEGIREASAEALAQDPGAALQYGATEGYNPLREQLAAFMVEKMKSTGAQVTPEGLIVTTGSQQALDLLGKTLVDPGAKVIVEAPTFLATIQCFRLYGAQVIGAPIDAQGVQVDKLEQLIAEHKPRFVYLIPTFGNPSGATLSLERRKRILELAVKTQTVVIEDDPYGDLYFGEAPPPSLLALTAQVPGSRDWLVHCGSLSKVLSPGLRVGWMVAPPELLAKATMCKQFSDAHTSTFAQATAAHYLKAGRMPGTLARVRTVYAERAQAMGQSLKKELGDAIEFTQPGGGLFFWARLTGAGGKLKDANELAKRAIEKGVAFVPGAPFFANNPDLAALRLSFATVGVDKIREGVERLGQAI from the coding sequence ATGCAATTCGCCCAACGCCTCGACAACGTCGAAACCTCCGCCATCCGCGAACTCTTCAAGCTGCTGGGCAAGCCCGGCATCATTTCCTTCGCGGGCGGCTTCCCCGACAGCGCCATGTTCGACGTGGAGGGCATCCGCGAGGCCTCGGCCGAGGCCTTGGCCCAAGACCCGGGCGCGGCCCTGCAGTACGGTGCTACGGAAGGTTACAACCCCCTGCGCGAGCAGCTGGCCGCCTTCATGGTCGAGAAGATGAAGAGCACGGGAGCGCAAGTCACGCCCGAGGGTCTGATCGTCACCACCGGCAGCCAGCAGGCGCTGGACCTGCTGGGCAAGACCCTGGTGGACCCGGGCGCCAAGGTCATCGTCGAGGCGCCGACCTTCCTGGCCACCATCCAGTGCTTCCGCCTCTACGGCGCCCAGGTGATCGGTGCGCCCATCGACGCCCAGGGCGTGCAGGTGGACAAGCTGGAGCAACTGATCGCTGAGCACAAGCCGCGTTTTGTCTACCTCATCCCCACCTTCGGCAACCCCAGCGGCGCGACGCTGAGCCTGGAGCGCCGCAAACGCATCTTGGAGCTGGCTGTGAAGACCCAGACCGTGGTGATCGAGGACGACCCGTACGGCGACCTCTACTTCGGCGAGGCGCCGCCGCCCAGCCTGCTGGCCCTCACGGCCCAGGTGCCCGGCAGCCGCGACTGGCTCGTGCACTGCGGATCTTTGAGCAAGGTGCTGAGCCCCGGTCTGCGCGTGGGCTGGATGGTCGCGCCGCCCGAACTGCTGGCGAAGGCGACCATGTGCAAGCAGTTCAGCGACGCCCACACCAGCACCTTCGCACAAGCCACGGCTGCGCACTATCTGAAGGCCGGCCGCATGCCCGGCACACTGGCCCGTGTGCGCACGGTCTACGCCGAGCGCGCCCAGGCCATGGGCCAGAGCCTGAAGAAGGAATTGGGCGATGCGATCGAATTCACCCAACCCGGCGGCGGCCTGTTCTTCTGGGCCCGCCTTACCGGCGCGGGCGGCAAGCTCAAGGACGCCAACGAACTTGCCAAGCGCGCGATCGAGAAGGGCGTGGCCTTCGTGCCCGGCGCGCCGTTCTTTGCCAACAACCCTGATCTGGCCGCGCTGCGCCTGAGCTTTGCGACGGTGGGGGTGGACAAGATCCGCGAGGGGGTGGAGAGGTTGGGGCAGGCGATCTGA
- a CDS encoding LysR family transcriptional regulator — translation MDRITAAQVFVTVAERGSLIQAADHLEMSAAMVSRYLVSLEDWLGARLLHRTTRRVTLTDAGQLALPSCRQLLETADDVKHIAGNLGQEPRGRLRLTCALSFAEAQLTPALVEYQQRYPQVQISLATTDLGINLAADQIDLAVRISNTLEPTLIARPLATCRSVLCASPDYLRRHGTPATVDELPRHRCLAHALVSATQFRFRQGDKVVEPAVDVGFTTNETAILRRALLSGGGIGILPTYYVSEDIQRGELVPLLKDCQLETLGIHAVFLSRQHQPLALRLLVDFLAEKFGGEEPVWDRGLNGPSA, via the coding sequence ATGGACCGAATCACCGCGGCCCAGGTCTTTGTGACCGTCGCTGAACGGGGCAGCCTGATCCAGGCCGCCGACCATCTGGAAATGTCCGCTGCCATGGTCAGCCGCTATTTGGTGTCGCTGGAAGACTGGCTCGGCGCGCGTCTCTTGCACCGCACGACCCGCCGCGTCACGCTCACCGACGCGGGCCAACTGGCCTTGCCCTCATGCCGTCAACTGCTGGAGACAGCCGATGACGTCAAACACATCGCTGGCAACCTGGGCCAGGAACCCCGAGGACGTCTGCGGCTGACCTGCGCACTCTCGTTTGCTGAAGCGCAGCTGACCCCGGCGCTGGTGGAATACCAACAACGCTATCCGCAAGTCCAAATCTCCTTGGCGACCACGGACTTGGGCATCAACCTCGCCGCCGACCAGATCGACTTGGCCGTGCGCATCAGCAACACGCTGGAACCCACGCTGATCGCCCGCCCCCTCGCCACCTGCCGTTCGGTGCTGTGCGCGAGCCCGGACTACCTGCGGCGCCACGGCACGCCCGCCACCGTCGATGAACTGCCCCGTCACCGCTGCCTGGCGCATGCGCTGGTCAGCGCGACGCAGTTCCGCTTCCGGCAAGGTGACAAGGTCGTGGAACCGGCGGTGGACGTGGGCTTCACGACCAATGAGACCGCCATCCTGCGCCGGGCCCTGTTGTCGGGCGGCGGCATCGGCATTCTTCCGACCTACTACGTCAGCGAGGACATCCAGCGGGGCGAACTGGTCCCCTTGCTCAAGGACTGCCAACTCGAAACGCTGGGCATCCACGCGGTGTTCCTCTCACGCCAGCACCAGCCGTTGGCCTTGCGGCTGCTGGTCGATTTCCTCGCGGAGAAGTTTGGGGGGGAGGAACCGGTGTGGGATCGGGGACTCAACGGTCCCAGTGCGTAA
- a CDS encoding Bug family tripartite tricarboxylate transporter substrate binding protein codes for MKSLVSLLLALAVGTPALAQDWPSKPVRVLVPAPAGSSLDIIVRTLGDKLKDRWKQPVVVDNKAGAGGMLGMDAVAKAAPDGHTLGIGFNGPVAFGPFMYKKMPYNPGKDLLPIVLTTSQPNVLAVPANNPAKTLKEYVAWAKTQPQGVSYASVGNGSSSHLTMELFRNTAGFQTLHVPYAGSPPAGLSIAAGDTQGLFTVAPALLPLVESGRVRLLAVTSLKRMEGLENLPTIAESGYPGFEALAWNGLFAPAGTPKAVIDRINADVNAVMQDPAVRASFAKQGLIIGGGSAASFKSFIDSESKKWGTIIQQVGITIE; via the coding sequence ATGAAATCCCTCGTTTCCCTTCTGCTCGCGCTGGCCGTGGGCACGCCCGCCCTGGCGCAGGATTGGCCCAGCAAGCCGGTGCGCGTGCTGGTGCCAGCGCCCGCGGGCAGTTCGCTGGACATCATCGTGCGTACCCTGGGCGACAAGCTCAAGGACCGTTGGAAGCAGCCCGTGGTGGTGGACAACAAGGCCGGCGCCGGCGGCATGCTGGGCATGGACGCAGTGGCCAAGGCCGCGCCGGACGGCCATACCCTGGGCATCGGCTTCAACGGCCCGGTCGCCTTCGGCCCCTTCATGTACAAGAAGATGCCCTACAACCCGGGCAAGGACTTGCTGCCCATCGTGCTGACGACCTCGCAGCCCAATGTGCTGGCGGTGCCGGCCAACAACCCGGCCAAGACCCTGAAAGAATACGTGGCCTGGGCCAAGACCCAGCCCCAGGGTGTGAGCTACGCCTCGGTGGGCAACGGCAGTTCCTCGCACCTGACCATGGAACTGTTCCGCAACACGGCGGGCTTCCAGACTCTGCACGTGCCTTACGCTGGTTCGCCGCCGGCCGGCCTGTCGATCGCCGCAGGCGACACCCAAGGCCTGTTCACCGTCGCGCCCGCTCTCCTGCCCCTGGTGGAAAGCGGTCGCGTGCGTCTGCTGGCCGTGACCAGCCTCAAGCGCATGGAAGGCCTGGAGAACCTGCCGACGATCGCCGAATCGGGTTACCCCGGCTTCGAAGCCCTGGCCTGGAACGGCCTGTTCGCGCCGGCTGGCACACCCAAGGCCGTCATTGACCGCATCAATGCCGACGTCAACGCCGTCATGCAAGACCCTGCCGTGCGCGCCAGCTTCGCCAAGCAGGGCCTGATCATCGGCGGTGGCAGTGCAGCCTCCTTCAAGAGCTTCATCGACAGCGAGAGCAAGAAGTGGGGCACCATCATCCAGCAAGTTGGCATCACGATTGAATGA
- a CDS encoding HDOD domain-containing protein, producing the protein MAPPTSATAPAAAATPTPSTPHQTAPHLAVFFRAVKLPVMPEVAHALIRSLQDRDIAAAQVGALIAQDPVLTAKVLRAANGVAMGLQREVESLTSAISLLGLTQVRVLALAACMNVSFPVAPGLNRTHFWRNCMACAGYAQWLAEQALAKQPALRERLDPQQAWLAGMMLRLGELLIVQVQPKALALIERQPHVPGSRWASERQTLGFTEVDVTAELAQRWRFPDAMVGALQVTAAPLVWPASTPADALLHPLGGVLHLASHLADLNSASVQASDAPVLALETLDLLPSEVLSALGLTAQALRAQPPARASFVDLSVL; encoded by the coding sequence ATGGCGCCCCCGACTTCTGCCACCGCGCCTGCCGCCGCGGCGACCCCCACACCCTCGACGCCGCACCAGACAGCCCCTCACCTGGCGGTCTTCTTTCGCGCGGTCAAGCTGCCCGTCATGCCCGAAGTGGCGCATGCCCTGATCCGCAGCCTGCAGGACCGCGACATCGCCGCCGCCCAGGTGGGCGCACTGATCGCCCAGGACCCGGTGCTCACCGCCAAGGTGCTGCGCGCCGCCAACGGCGTGGCCATGGGCCTGCAGCGCGAGGTGGAGTCGCTGACCTCGGCCATCTCGCTGCTGGGCCTGACCCAGGTGCGGGTGCTGGCGCTGGCCGCCTGCATGAACGTGAGTTTTCCCGTCGCGCCGGGCCTGAACCGCACGCACTTCTGGCGCAATTGCATGGCCTGCGCGGGTTACGCGCAATGGCTGGCCGAGCAGGCGTTGGCCAAGCAGCCTGCGCTGCGCGAGCGCCTGGACCCGCAGCAGGCCTGGCTGGCCGGCATGATGCTGCGCCTGGGCGAGCTGCTCATCGTGCAGGTCCAGCCGAAGGCGCTGGCGCTGATTGAGCGCCAACCCCATGTGCCCGGCAGCCGCTGGGCCAGCGAACGCCAGACCTTGGGCTTCACCGAGGTGGACGTCACGGCCGAGCTGGCACAGCGCTGGCGCTTCCCGGACGCCATGGTCGGTGCCCTGCAGGTCACGGCGGCGCCCCTGGTCTGGCCGGCCTCCACGCCGGCCGATGCCCTGCTTCATCCATTGGGTGGTGTGCTGCACCTGGCCAGCCACCTGGCCGATCTGAACTCGGCCAGCGTGCAAGCAAGCGACGCACCCGTGCTCGCCCTCGAAACGCTGGACCTGCTGCCCAGCGAGGTGCTGTCAGCCCTGGGCCTGACGGCCCAGGCGCTGCGCGCGCAACCGCCCGCGCGCGCCAGCTTCGTCGATCTCTCGGTGCTCTGA
- a CDS encoding LysR substrate-binding domain-containing protein, with amino-acid sequence MELRHLRYFVAVADAGSLSRAAEKLYIAQPPLSLQIRQLEEAMGTPLFTRHPKGVRLTPAGEVLLVEARALLERAGRMRDLVNDAALGPEGVLNLGYVPSASSTVLPNLVRRLRRDYPRWTLKLREMISSQQVEGLIAGTLDAGIGRLAAVPARLLIPVRVPDPFCLAVPAHREPPAPLPLDLRHCADETFVSFTRHHGPAYFDRFIRLCTQAGFSPRIHYEATTVHGVLDLVGADLGVALVPASTALLRTPGVVWWPLRRADPGDVLGLIRRRGDAHPLYPLLDESLTDILQRIHRQTRMRVA; translated from the coding sequence ATGGAACTCCGTCACCTGCGCTATTTCGTCGCCGTCGCCGACGCGGGCAGCCTGAGCCGCGCCGCCGAGAAGCTCTACATCGCCCAGCCACCGCTGTCCTTGCAGATCCGTCAGTTGGAAGAAGCGATGGGCACCCCGCTCTTCACCCGACATCCCAAGGGCGTGCGCCTGACACCTGCGGGTGAAGTCCTGCTGGTCGAGGCCCGCGCCCTGCTCGAGCGCGCGGGCCGCATGCGCGATTTGGTGAACGATGCGGCGCTGGGCCCCGAGGGCGTGCTGAACCTGGGTTACGTGCCCTCGGCCAGCAGCACGGTCTTGCCCAACTTGGTGCGTCGCCTGCGTCGGGACTACCCGCGCTGGACCCTGAAGCTGCGCGAAATGATCAGCTCACAGCAGGTGGAAGGATTGATCGCCGGCACGCTGGATGCCGGCATCGGCCGCCTGGCCGCCGTGCCGGCCCGCCTTCTGATCCCGGTGCGCGTGCCGGACCCGTTCTGCCTGGCCGTGCCCGCCCACCGCGAACCCCCGGCGCCGCTGCCACTGGACCTGCGGCATTGCGCCGATGAGACCTTTGTCTCCTTCACGCGCCATCACGGACCGGCCTACTTCGACCGCTTCATCCGCTTGTGCACGCAGGCGGGCTTCAGCCCGCGCATCCACTACGAAGCCACCACCGTCCATGGTGTGCTGGACCTGGTCGGCGCCGACCTGGGCGTGGCCCTGGTGCCCGCCTCCACCGCCTTGCTGCGCACGCCCGGCGTCGTGTGGTGGCCGCTGCGCCGAGCCGACCCGGGCGACGTGCTGGGCCTGATCCGGCGCCGGGGCGACGCCCACCCGCTCTACCCCTTGCTGGATGAGAGCCTGACGGACATCCTGCAGCGCATCCACCGCCAGACCCGCATGCGCGTGGCTTGA
- a CDS encoding DUF4286 family protein produces the protein MVGEPQTQAKTQAAISAEIRATAVLALWNDVDPIHDTDYNDWHANEHVPERLTVPGMLWGLRFLASAGGTAGPRYLTLYGLRDVQVLDSAAYQHLLAWPTPMSARMRRVMHGISRAVYDVVAVQGSLAAPGLLLSEDTGEEGAPGVDADVLGLLRGQRRPDTQPLPWLRTGQTGFEPPASLRLLALARLPAPVPAQGAPATPGANLYRYRRLSVAGDGQV, from the coding sequence ATGGTCGGTGAACCCCAAACCCAAGCTAAAACCCAGGCCGCGATCAGCGCCGAGATCCGGGCCACCGCGGTGCTGGCCTTGTGGAACGACGTGGACCCGATCCACGACACCGACTACAACGATTGGCATGCCAACGAGCACGTGCCCGAACGCCTCACGGTGCCGGGCATGCTCTGGGGCCTGCGCTTCCTGGCCTCGGCCGGAGGCACGGCCGGCCCGCGTTACCTCACGCTCTATGGCCTGCGCGATGTGCAGGTGCTGGACAGCGCCGCTTACCAGCATCTGCTGGCCTGGCCGACGCCCATGAGCGCGCGCATGCGCCGCGTGATGCACGGCATCTCGCGGGCCGTGTATGACGTGGTGGCGGTCCAGGGCAGCCTGGCGGCCCCTGGCTTGCTCCTGAGCGAGGATACGGGCGAGGAGGGCGCACCGGGAGTTGACGCCGACGTGCTGGGCCTGCTGCGTGGCCAGCGCCGTCCCGACACCCAGCCCTTGCCCTGGTTGCGTACGGGGCAGACCGGCTTTGAGCCGCCGGCCAGTCTGCGCCTGCTGGCGCTGGCGCGATTGCCCGCGCCTGTGCCGGCGCAAGGGGCACCCGCGACGCCGGGCGCGAACCTCTACCGTTACCGGCGCCTTTCCGTGGCGGGTGACGGGCAGGTCTGA
- a CDS encoding MBL fold metallo-hydrolase: MATGTAGAQTAAAPLQIKVYNADAASFHVNAVVVSGKSEALVVDTGFTRADALRVAADVLDSGKTLKTILISNADPDFYFGAEVLKEQFPQAQVLTTSAVREKIQSKLSGKLAFWGAKLGANAPRKPLVPDVLQGNTLTVDGQTIEVRGTTGELAHRPYVWIPSIKAVVGNIAVFGNLHVWTADTQKFSERKAWLAQLDELLALKPAIVVPGHAAAGAAQDESAIRYTRDYLVRFEQELARTQDAAALIAAMKQAYPNAGLGIALDIGAKVNKGEMKW, translated from the coding sequence ATGGCGACCGGAACGGCCGGCGCTCAGACGGCCGCCGCGCCGCTGCAAATCAAGGTGTACAACGCGGACGCCGCGAGCTTCCACGTCAACGCTGTGGTGGTCAGCGGCAAATCCGAGGCGCTGGTCGTTGACACCGGGTTCACCCGGGCGGATGCCCTGCGCGTGGCCGCCGACGTGCTCGACAGCGGCAAGACGCTGAAAACCATTCTGATCAGCAACGCTGATCCGGATTTCTATTTCGGGGCCGAGGTCCTGAAAGAGCAATTCCCTCAGGCGCAGGTGCTGACCACATCGGCAGTGCGCGAGAAGATTCAAAGCAAGTTGTCCGGCAAGCTCGCGTTCTGGGGGGCGAAGCTGGGCGCGAATGCGCCGCGCAAGCCGCTGGTGCCCGATGTGCTGCAGGGCAACACCCTGACGGTCGACGGACAAACCATTGAGGTGCGCGGCACGACGGGAGAACTGGCTCACCGCCCCTATGTCTGGATTCCGTCGATCAAGGCGGTCGTTGGCAACATCGCGGTTTTCGGTAACCTCCATGTCTGGACGGCCGACACCCAGAAATTCAGCGAACGCAAGGCGTGGCTGGCCCAACTCGACGAGCTGCTGGCGCTCAAGCCAGCCATCGTGGTTCCCGGGCATGCAGCCGCTGGCGCGGCTCAGGACGAAAGCGCGATTCGCTACACCCGGGACTATCTGGTTCGCTTCGAGCAGGAACTGGCTCGGACTCAGGACGCCGCAGCGCTGATCGCGGCGATGAAGCAGGCCTATCCGAACGCGGGCCTGGGCATCGCCCTCGACATCGGCGCGAAGGTCAACAAAGGCGAGATGAAGTGGTGA
- a CDS encoding helicase HerA-like domain-containing protein, producing the protein MTSPLLIAQHDGIQCFLRPDKANRHGLVTGATGTGKTITLQTLAEGFSRVGVPVFMADVKGDLTGMSQPGQIGGKLAAVLQERGLEAPAPMACPTTLWDVFGEQGHPVRATVSDLGPLLLARMLDLNDTQEGVLQLVFKIADDQGLLLLDLKDLRAMCQFVGDNAAQFKTQYGNVSAASIGAIQRGLLQIEAQGGEKFFGEPMLDIADFMQTVDVAPQTPTASAPQGGAAPAWGGPAPTQRRGVINILAADRLMTAPRLYAAFLLWLLSELFEQLPEVGDLDKPKLVFFFDEAHLLFNDAPKALLERIELVVRLVRSKGVGVYFVTQNPLDIPDTVLGQLGNRVQHALRAYTPRDQKAVKTAADTMRPNPALGDMARAITELGVGEALLSFLDDKGRPGVTERAWVLPPGSQIGPITPPQRQALLANSLVAGVYEKTQDRESAFEKLAQRTQEKQAQQAKAETQASDKENGGFLGGLGDILGGGSKRTRASAGEQLIKSAASSIGREVGRQIIRGVLGGILGKR; encoded by the coding sequence ATGACATCTCCCCTGCTGATTGCCCAACACGACGGCATCCAATGTTTTCTGCGGCCCGACAAGGCCAACCGCCATGGACTCGTCACCGGTGCCACGGGCACGGGCAAGACCATCACCTTGCAAACCCTGGCCGAAGGGTTTTCACGCGTCGGCGTGCCCGTCTTCATGGCCGATGTGAAGGGGGATCTGACCGGAATGTCCCAGCCCGGCCAGATCGGCGGCAAGCTGGCCGCCGTGCTCCAGGAACGTGGCCTGGAAGCCCCCGCACCCATGGCCTGCCCCACCACACTCTGGGACGTCTTTGGTGAGCAGGGCCACCCCGTGCGCGCCACGGTCAGCGATCTCGGCCCGCTGCTGCTGGCCCGCATGCTGGACCTGAACGACACCCAGGAAGGCGTGCTGCAACTGGTCTTCAAGATCGCCGACGACCAGGGCCTGCTGCTGCTCGACCTCAAGGACCTGCGCGCCATGTGCCAGTTCGTCGGCGACAACGCGGCGCAGTTCAAGACCCAGTACGGCAACGTCAGCGCGGCCAGCATCGGGGCCATCCAGCGTGGCTTGCTGCAGATCGAGGCCCAAGGCGGCGAAAAATTCTTCGGCGAGCCGATGCTGGACATCGCCGATTTCATGCAGACGGTGGATGTGGCCCCCCAGACGCCTACGGCGTCGGCCCCCCAAGGGGGCGCTGCGCCAGCTTGGGGCGGCCCGGCGCCGACGCAGAGGCGTGGCGTCATCAACATCCTCGCCGCCGACAGGTTGATGACCGCGCCGCGCCTGTACGCGGCCTTTCTGCTGTGGTTGCTCTCGGAATTGTTCGAGCAATTGCCCGAAGTCGGTGATCTGGACAAGCCCAAGCTGGTCTTCTTCTTCGACGAAGCCCACCTGCTCTTCAACGACGCGCCCAAGGCGCTGCTGGAACGCATTGAGCTCGTGGTGCGCCTGGTGCGCAGCAAGGGCGTGGGCGTGTATTTCGTGACGCAGAACCCGCTGGATATCCCGGACACGGTGCTGGGCCAGTTGGGCAACCGCGTGCAGCATGCGCTGCGGGCCTACACGCCACGCGACCAGAAGGCCGTCAAGACGGCGGCCGACACCATGCGCCCCAACCCCGCGCTGGGCGACATGGCCCGCGCCATCACCGAGCTGGGCGTGGGCGAGGCCCTCCTCAGCTTCCTTGACGACAAGGGCCGCCCCGGCGTGACCGAACGGGCCTGGGTGCTGCCGCCCGGCAGCCAGATCGGCCCCATCACGCCGCCGCAACGGCAGGCCCTGCTGGCCAACTCGCTGGTTGCGGGCGTCTATGAAAAAACGCAGGACCGTGAATCCGCTTTCGAAAAGCTGGCCCAGCGCACGCAGGAGAAGCAGGCGCAACAGGCCAAGGCTGAGACCCAGGCCAGCGACAAGGAAAACGGGGGCTTCCTCGGTGGCCTGGGCGACATCCTCGGAGGCGGCTCCAAGCGCACGCGCGCCAGCGCGGGCGAACAGCTCATCAAAAGCGCCGCCAGCTCCATCGGCCGCGAAGTCGGGCGCCAGATCATCCGCGGGGTCCTGGGCGGGATACTGGGCAAGCGCTGA
- the nth gene encoding endonuclease III translates to MTPAAVHAFFATLRAANPLPVTELEYTSVFELLAAVLLSAQATDVGVNKATRRLFPVANTPGQILALGQDGLESYIKTIGLYRSKAKHLMQTCRILVERHGGEVPRTREELEALPGVGRKTANVVLNVAFGEPTMAVDTHIFRLGNRTGLAPGKTPHEVEQQLLKRIPAEFMEHAHHWLILHGRYICVARKPRCWECQVSAWCDFRDKTPAP, encoded by the coding sequence ATGACGCCCGCCGCCGTCCATGCCTTCTTCGCCACGCTGCGAGCGGCCAACCCGCTGCCGGTCACCGAGCTGGAATACACCTCGGTCTTCGAACTGCTGGCCGCCGTGCTGCTGTCGGCCCAGGCCACCGACGTGGGCGTGAACAAGGCGACCCGCCGGCTTTTCCCCGTGGCCAACACGCCGGGCCAGATCCTGGCGCTCGGGCAGGATGGATTGGAAAGCTACATCAAGACCATTGGCCTGTACCGCAGCAAAGCAAAACACCTGATGCAGACCTGCCGCATCCTGGTGGAGCGCCACGGCGGTGAAGTGCCGCGCACGCGTGAGGAACTGGAAGCCCTGCCCGGCGTCGGTCGCAAGACCGCCAACGTGGTGCTGAACGTGGCCTTCGGTGAACCCACCATGGCGGTGGACACGCACATCTTCCGCCTCGGCAACCGCACCGGACTCGCGCCGGGCAAGACACCCCACGAGGTAGAGCAGCAACTGCTCAAGCGCATCCCGGCCGAGTTCATGGAGCACGCTCACCACTGGCTGATCCTGCACGGGCGTTACATCTGCGTGGCGCGCAAGCCACGCTGCTGGGAATGCCAGGTGTCGGCCTGGTGCGACTTCCGCGACAAGACTCCCGCGCCGTGA